In the Streptomyces fradiae ATCC 10745 = DSM 40063 genome, one interval contains:
- a CDS encoding D-alanyl-D-alanine carboxypeptidase produces MAGESPDKSEQRRSPGETAAGGRDPRLAALGDAPQAGVDQPTAVFRAPKPPSEPDADATAEAGATAGADTATDTAEPPSAKPSLVAQRPAPAPPRTRDADGDADDDEGQGEDGGAGGPDAGESKGPERPEGSAGPKAAEAARGSEAPAPARKPGGSGGSETPEASGAEAPPARTARASGDSGTEKGEAVASGGPRRTDAEPASDRAAGARPRSEAQQSGNESGSGDESGSGDESGAEPVTGSGADDEAPGEPGSEDRPVDQPTAVFQAFGKRGEPARAVDQPTTALKALPDESGSKPSGRKPAPKWAAGADDGDTGPDRGTGRYGGTGRDGDSDRDRDGSGDRDRDGSGGRDGRGSGGRPGTFVPLRSDDIRPDPSARPAARGDRAGSGTATATAPGAGTGSRTEPEAGSAGAGEARAAATAPGKASGTGTGVGGDAEVTAAVAPPSLTEAERTRQQPVPPLPPLDLLAELTNTPPPPETPLRTLARRVKIWTPLVILLVIVFATVQLLRPLPEPSLALSAGPAYTFEGGALKMPWPTEGQGAVEVEGVGVIGTYGPQKPAPTASVAKAMTAYVILRDHPIKDKDAGPKLVIDQVTEDQASNPDWSTAPVEKGQEYTQGELLQLLMVRSANNVAHFLARWDAGSEEAFIKKMNDAAKDLGMTETTYTDASGFDKGTVSTPKDQLKLAKAVMRFDAFREIVDMPNVNLPQIGRQLENGNTILLKDGVNGIKTGTSTPAGGNLLWSANTVVDGEVRRVLGVVMNVKSGATLSEKTKLAVETYSYGLIRSAQDGVVSAVAVKKGDVVGYVDDGLGGRTPVVAAKDLKPVGWAGLEVELKLTAGEDGKGGLPRTAAAGTVVGELSAGSGTGRVSVPVELGQPLDEPGFGARLTRIG; encoded by the coding sequence GTGGCGGGCGAGTCCCCCGACAAGTCGGAGCAGCGTAGGTCTCCGGGGGAGACGGCTGCGGGCGGCCGCGATCCGCGGCTCGCCGCCCTGGGTGACGCGCCGCAGGCTGGAGTGGACCAGCCGACCGCCGTCTTCAGGGCGCCGAAGCCTCCCTCGGAGCCTGACGCGGACGCGACCGCGGAGGCGGGCGCGACCGCCGGCGCCGACACGGCCACGGACACGGCCGAGCCCCCGTCGGCGAAGCCGTCCCTGGTCGCCCAGCGCCCGGCCCCCGCGCCGCCGCGCACGCGGGACGCGGACGGGGACGCGGACGACGACGAAGGCCAGGGCGAGGACGGGGGCGCGGGCGGCCCGGACGCCGGGGAGTCGAAGGGGCCGGAGCGGCCCGAGGGCTCGGCGGGGCCGAAGGCTGCCGAGGCGGCCCGGGGCTCCGAGGCGCCCGCGCCTGCCAGGAAGCCCGGTGGGTCCGGAGGGTCCGAGACGCCGGAAGCGTCCGGGGCGGAGGCTCCGCCGGCGCGTACGGCGAGGGCATCCGGCGATTCCGGTACGGAGAAGGGCGAAGCGGTCGCATCGGGCGGTCCGCGGCGGACGGACGCCGAGCCCGCCTCCGACCGTGCGGCGGGGGCCCGGCCCCGGTCCGAGGCCCAGCAGTCCGGGAACGAGTCCGGGTCCGGGGACGAGTCCGGGTCCGGGGACGAGTCCGGTGCCGAGCCGGTGACCGGCTCCGGGGCCGACGACGAGGCACCCGGAGAGCCGGGCTCCGAGGACCGGCCCGTGGACCAGCCGACCGCCGTGTTCCAGGCGTTCGGCAAGCGCGGCGAGCCGGCCCGCGCCGTCGACCAGCCCACCACCGCGCTCAAGGCGCTCCCGGACGAGTCCGGGTCCAAGCCGTCCGGCCGCAAGCCCGCGCCCAAGTGGGCCGCGGGCGCGGACGACGGCGACACCGGCCCTGACCGCGGCACCGGCCGCTACGGCGGCACCGGCCGCGACGGCGACTCCGACCGCGACCGCGACGGCAGCGGCGACCGTGACCGCGACGGCAGCGGCGGCCGCGACGGCCGGGGTTCCGGCGGGCGGCCCGGCACGTTCGTACCGCTGCGCTCCGACGACATCCGCCCGGACCCGTCCGCCCGCCCCGCCGCGCGCGGAGACCGGGCCGGGTCGGGCACGGCCACCGCCACGGCGCCCGGCGCGGGCACCGGATCCCGTACCGAGCCTGAGGCCGGGTCCGCGGGAGCCGGGGAGGCCCGGGCGGCCGCCACCGCGCCCGGCAAGGCGTCCGGTACCGGTACCGGCGTCGGCGGCGACGCGGAGGTCACGGCGGCCGTCGCACCGCCGTCCCTCACCGAGGCGGAGCGGACCAGGCAGCAGCCCGTGCCGCCGCTCCCGCCGCTGGACCTGCTGGCGGAGCTGACGAACACGCCGCCGCCGCCGGAGACGCCGCTGCGGACCCTCGCCCGCCGGGTCAAGATCTGGACGCCGCTGGTGATCCTGCTGGTGATCGTCTTTGCGACCGTGCAGTTGCTCCGCCCGCTGCCCGAGCCGTCGCTGGCGCTGTCCGCCGGCCCGGCGTACACCTTCGAGGGCGGCGCGCTGAAGATGCCGTGGCCCACCGAGGGCCAGGGTGCCGTCGAGGTCGAGGGCGTCGGCGTGATCGGCACGTACGGGCCGCAGAAGCCCGCGCCGACCGCGAGCGTCGCCAAGGCGATGACGGCGTACGTGATACTCCGCGACCACCCGATCAAGGACAAGGACGCGGGCCCGAAGCTGGTGATCGACCAGGTGACGGAGGACCAGGCGAGCAACCCCGACTGGTCGACCGCGCCGGTCGAGAAGGGCCAGGAGTACACGCAGGGCGAGCTGCTCCAGCTCCTGATGGTCCGCTCCGCCAACAACGTCGCCCATTTCCTGGCCCGCTGGGACGCGGGCTCGGAGGAGGCGTTCATCAAGAAGATGAACGACGCGGCCAAGGACCTCGGCATGACCGAGACGACGTACACGGACGCCAGTGGCTTCGACAAGGGCACGGTGTCGACGCCGAAGGACCAGCTGAAGCTGGCCAAGGCCGTGATGAGGTTCGACGCGTTCCGCGAGATCGTGGACATGCCGAACGTCAACCTGCCGCAGATCGGCCGCCAGCTGGAGAACGGCAACACGATCCTGCTCAAGGACGGCGTCAACGGCATCAAGACCGGCACGTCCACCCCGGCCGGCGGCAACCTGCTCTGGTCGGCCAACACGGTGGTCGACGGCGAGGTGCGGCGGGTGCTGGGCGTCGTCATGAACGTCAAGTCCGGCGCGACGCTCTCCGAGAAGACGAAGCTCGCGGTGGAGACGTACAGCTACGGCCTCATCCGGTCCGCGCAGGACGGTGTCGTGTCGGCGGTGGCGGTGAAGAAGGGCGACGTCGTCGGGTACGTGGACGACGGGCTCGGCGGACGTACCCCGGTCGTGGCGGCGAAGGACCTGAAGCCGGTCGGCTGGGCGGGTCTGGAGGTGGAGCTGAAGCTCACCGCGGGCGAGGACGGCAAGGGCGGCCTGCCGCGCACGGCCGCCGCCGGAACGGTCGTCGGCGAACTGTCGGCCGGGTCCGGTACGGGGCGCGTCAGCGTTCCCGTGGAGCTCGGGCAGCCGCTGGACGAGCCGGGCTTCGGCGCCCGGCTGACCCGGATCGGCTGA
- a CDS encoding GOLPH3/VPS74 family protein gives MGRSRRTLPEELLLLALDPATGTTAQPQSLDLGLAGAQLVELALAGRIAPDGDRIAVVMPRPTGDPTLDSALELLRRRGSPVRAVHWIGGPRLGLRQTYLSHLERCGMVHAVESQMCGVLPTTRYQATDTAISREIRARLDSAIRTGVPPDPRTAALAALAHAVGLGKHLYPGNEGRSSRSRLRDLIRHDPMGGLVAHAVMDVQNGVGAQPRRAAAPGGAGRQAAAAPLRSPSRPGPGSMARAAAR, from the coding sequence ATGGGCAGGAGCCGCAGAACACTTCCGGAGGAGCTTCTGCTGCTCGCTCTGGACCCGGCCACGGGTACCACAGCGCAGCCGCAGTCGCTCGACCTCGGCCTCGCCGGAGCACAGCTAGTGGAGCTGGCTCTGGCAGGGCGGATAGCCCCTGACGGGGATCGTATCGCCGTGGTGATGCCACGGCCGACAGGAGATCCGACGCTGGACTCCGCACTGGAGCTGCTGCGCAGGCGCGGCAGTCCGGTACGGGCCGTCCACTGGATAGGCGGGCCCCGGCTGGGGCTGCGTCAGACGTACCTCTCGCACCTGGAGCGCTGCGGCATGGTCCATGCCGTCGAGAGCCAGATGTGCGGGGTACTGCCGACCACCCGCTACCAGGCGACGGACACGGCCATCAGCCGGGAGATCAGGGCCCGGCTGGACAGCGCGATCCGCACCGGCGTGCCGCCGGACCCGCGGACCGCCGCACTGGCCGCGCTCGCGCACGCGGTGGGTCTCGGCAAGCACCTGTACCCCGGGAACGAGGGGCGCTCCTCGCGCTCCCGGCTCCGGGATCTGATCCGGCACGACCCCATGGGCGGACTGGTGGCGCACGCCGTCATGGACGTCCAGAACGGCGTGGGCGCGCAGCCCCGCCGTGCCGCCGCACCGGGAGGCGCCGGCCGCCAGGCCGCCGCGGCCCCGCTGCGGTCCCCCTCGCGGCCGGGGCCCGGCTCCATGGCCCGCGCCGCCGCCCGCTGA
- a CDS encoding helix-turn-helix domain-containing protein, producing MASNVNPTVRRRRLGMELRRLREQKGMTAEEVAERLLVSQSKISRLENGRRSISQRDVRDLCGVYEVDDRRIVDSLMQMAKDSRQQGWWHAFGDIPYSVYIGLETDAASLRVYEPQIVPGLLQTRSYAQAVITGALPEAPAADIDKRVNVRTRRQDRINDAQKPLRLWAVIDEAALRRVVGSRELMVAQLEALLEQSHLPHVTVQVMPFEMGAHPGISGHYAILEFPDASDSSVVYIEGVTSDLYLEKPNDVQRYTVMYEHLRAQALGVEQSRRFIARMAKEHAESGPPALPGFNRA from the coding sequence GTGGCGTCCAATGTCAACCCCACCGTCAGGCGACGCAGACTGGGCATGGAGCTCCGCCGGCTGCGCGAACAGAAGGGCATGACGGCGGAGGAGGTGGCCGAGCGCCTGCTGGTCTCCCAGTCGAAGATCAGCCGCCTGGAGAACGGCCGCCGCTCCATCAGCCAGCGCGACGTCCGCGACCTGTGCGGGGTGTACGAGGTCGACGACCGGCGGATCGTCGACTCGCTGATGCAGATGGCCAAGGACTCCCGCCAGCAGGGCTGGTGGCACGCCTTCGGCGACATCCCCTACAGCGTCTACATCGGGCTGGAGACCGACGCGGCGTCGCTGCGCGTGTACGAGCCGCAGATCGTCCCCGGACTGCTGCAGACCAGGTCGTACGCCCAGGCCGTCATCACCGGCGCCCTGCCGGAGGCGCCGGCCGCCGACATCGACAAGCGGGTGAACGTCCGCACGCGCCGCCAGGACCGGATCAACGACGCGCAGAAGCCGCTGCGGCTCTGGGCCGTCATCGACGAGGCGGCGCTGCGCCGGGTCGTCGGCAGCCGGGAGCTGATGGTGGCCCAGCTGGAGGCGCTGCTGGAGCAGTCGCACCTGCCGCACGTCACGGTGCAGGTGATGCCGTTCGAGATGGGCGCGCACCCGGGCATCAGCGGGCACTACGCGATCCTGGAGTTCCCCGACGCGTCCGACTCCTCGGTCGTCTACATCGAGGGCGTCACCAGCGACCTGTACCTGGAGAAGCCGAACGACGTCCAGCGGTACACGGTGATGTACGAGCACCTGCGCGCCCAGGCGCTGGGCGTGGAGCAGAGCCGCCGGTTCATCGCACGGATGGCCAAGGAGCACGCCGAGAGCGGGCCGCCCGCTCTGCCCGGGTTCAACCGCGCCTGA
- a CDS encoding DUF397 domain-containing protein: MAITQGATDNWTKSSYSGGNGACVEVKSPVAASIAVRDSKVPAGPSITFVPDAWNAFVREVGTTGSL; this comes from the coding sequence ATGGCCATTACCCAGGGCGCCACGGACAACTGGACGAAGTCCTCCTACTCCGGCGGGAACGGCGCGTGCGTCGAGGTCAAGTCCCCCGTCGCCGCATCGATCGCGGTCCGCGACTCGAAGGTCCCGGCGGGCCCCTCGATCACCTTCGTACCGGACGCCTGGAACGCGTTCGTCCGCGAGGTGGGCACCACCGGCTCCCTCTGA
- a CDS encoding ADP-ribosylglycohydrolase family protein, with protein MSTAAAAVWGRAEQQDYRARVRGCLLGGAVGDALGAAVARLPVEAIREAHGAAGLTDLAPAYGRRGAVTYATQLSLFTVDGLIRAQVRRDTGAWHPPTDLHRAYLRWAATQRDWGPDERRKDNGWLAAQEWLYARRDPARACLTGLAGEVPGTPAEPRNPAARDAGALVRSAPFGLLVGWEPHLVCQLAVECAAQTHGHPVAYLAAGAFAVVVHGVARGRDIETAVRTAGAELAARPGHEPVAGALERAAAAVREGAPSADRIASLGDTDGESAEDALAIAVYCALVGEDIRHGLRLAVNHDGPSEVTGALTGALLGALHGETALPPAWLAELEGRATLLELADDFAMEMTQGPALHGPSAASPGWLARYPRG; from the coding sequence GTGAGTACCGCAGCGGCAGCCGTCTGGGGCCGGGCCGAGCAGCAGGACTACCGCGCCCGCGTACGGGGCTGCCTCCTGGGCGGTGCCGTCGGCGACGCCCTCGGCGCGGCCGTGGCCCGCCTGCCGGTGGAGGCCATCCGGGAGGCGCACGGCGCCGCGGGGCTCACCGACCTGGCGCCGGCCTACGGGCGGCGGGGCGCCGTGACGTACGCGACGCAGCTGAGCCTCTTCACGGTCGACGGGCTGATCCGCGCCCAGGTGCGGCGCGACACGGGCGCCTGGCACCCGCCGACCGACCTGCACCGCGCCTACCTGCGCTGGGCGGCGACGCAGCGGGACTGGGGGCCGGACGAGCGCCGCAAGGACAACGGGTGGCTCGCCGCGCAGGAGTGGCTGTACGCCCGCCGCGACCCGGCCCGCGCCTGCCTGACCGGCCTGGCGGGCGAGGTGCCGGGCACCCCGGCCGAGCCGCGGAACCCGGCCGCGCGGGACGCGGGCGCGCTGGTGCGGTCGGCGCCGTTCGGGCTGCTGGTCGGCTGGGAGCCGCACCTGGTGTGCCAGCTCGCCGTGGAGTGCGCCGCGCAGACGCACGGCCACCCCGTCGCCTACCTGGCGGCGGGGGCGTTCGCGGTGGTGGTGCACGGGGTCGCGCGCGGCCGGGACATCGAGACCGCGGTGCGGACCGCGGGCGCGGAGCTCGCCGCCCGGCCGGGCCATGAGCCGGTGGCGGGCGCGCTGGAGCGGGCCGCCGCCGCCGTACGGGAGGGGGCGCCCTCGGCGGACCGGATCGCGTCGCTGGGCGACACCGACGGGGAGTCGGCGGAGGACGCGCTGGCCATCGCCGTCTACTGCGCGCTGGTGGGCGAGGACATACGGCACGGGCTGCGGCTGGCGGTCAACCACGACGGGCCTTCCGAAGTGACGGGCGCGCTGACGGGCGCTCTGCTGGGGGCGCTGCACGGCGAGACGGCGCTGCCGCCGGCGTGGCTGGCGGAGCTGGAGGGCCGGGCCACGCTGCTGGAGCTGGCCGACGACTTCGCGATGGAGATGACGCAGGGCCCGGCCCTGCACGGCCCGTCGGCCGCCTCGCCGGGCTGGCTGGCCCGCTACCCGCGGGGGTGA
- a CDS encoding ABC transporter substrate-binding protein has protein sequence MRKAPVWCGVAAVLAFAGAGCGTVAPPAKPAGGAGGAGFPVEVTDCEGTRTTVGKAPRAIVTSNASALELLLRLGAGDRVAGTGFPPGAGTLPAELDERARKVPVLGRTVIPKEKLLGSGADLYVDTFATVNRGGHGMGETATGEELAAAGVTRVFLKSTACAGTAKKPVTDLTAVAEDIRTLGALTGTGDRAAELVAGMERKVEGVRAAVGSVPEADRPSYFFFDYDAGTKQPVAVCNRQVAHAVITLAGARNVFADCDDTFRQVGWEQVVAADPDWIQLAVRNRGDAAATEKAFDEARAWLEGNAATRGLKAVKERRYLRINSEATTIAGVRNAETVERIAATLYPDKVKGGR, from the coding sequence GTGAGGAAAGCCCCCGTGTGGTGTGGTGTCGCGGCGGTCCTGGCGTTCGCCGGGGCCGGCTGCGGCACCGTCGCGCCGCCCGCGAAGCCGGCCGGGGGCGCGGGCGGCGCGGGCTTCCCCGTGGAGGTGACGGACTGCGAGGGCACCCGTACGACGGTCGGGAAGGCTCCCCGCGCGATCGTCACCAGCAACGCCTCCGCGCTCGAACTGCTCCTGCGGCTCGGCGCGGGCGACCGGGTCGCCGGCACCGGCTTCCCGCCCGGCGCCGGCACCCTTCCGGCGGAGCTGGACGAGCGGGCGCGGAAGGTCCCCGTCCTCGGCAGGACCGTCATCCCCAAGGAGAAGCTGCTCGGCTCCGGCGCCGACCTGTACGTCGACACGTTCGCGACCGTGAACCGGGGCGGCCACGGCATGGGGGAGACGGCGACCGGGGAGGAGCTGGCGGCGGCCGGCGTCACCCGGGTGTTCCTGAAGTCGACGGCGTGCGCGGGCACGGCGAAGAAGCCGGTCACCGACCTGACAGCGGTGGCGGAGGACATCCGGACGCTGGGCGCGCTCACCGGCACGGGCGACAGGGCGGCGGAGCTGGTCGCCGGGATGGAGCGGAAGGTGGAGGGCGTCCGCGCGGCCGTCGGCTCCGTGCCGGAGGCCGACCGGCCCTCGTACTTCTTCTTCGACTACGACGCCGGCACCAAGCAGCCCGTCGCCGTCTGCAACCGGCAGGTCGCCCACGCGGTGATCACGCTGGCCGGCGCGCGGAACGTCTTCGCCGACTGCGACGACACGTTCCGGCAGGTCGGCTGGGAGCAGGTGGTCGCCGCCGACCCCGACTGGATCCAGCTCGCCGTGCGCAACCGGGGCGACGCCGCCGCCACGGAGAAGGCGTTCGACGAGGCCCGCGCCTGGCTGGAGGGGAACGCGGCGACGCGCGGCCTCAAGGCCGTCAAGGAGCGCAGGTACCTGCGGATCAACTCCGAGGCGACCACCATCGCCGGCGTGCGGAACGCCGAGACGGTGGAGCGGATCGCCGCCACCCTGTACCCGGACAAGGTGAAGGGCGGACGGTGA
- a CDS encoding FecCD family ABC transporter permease — protein sequence MRAGVLAVVLGAVLLAALTFSVAWGSTDVPPREVWSVVLRRLSGDAPRPGTSDLIVWQLRLPRALLAAVVGAGLGLVGTAVQALVRNPLADPYLLGISSGASLGAVGALVLGLGTGGVLGLGTSGAAFAGALATFALVWLIARRGGAFSPLRLVLAGVGIGQFLTGFTSYLVLRAGDEQQTQGVLFWLMGSLGGASWETLAVPASAVPAALLLLLARARPLNTMMMGDETAAGLGVNPARLRRELFVVTSLLTGLLVAVSGAIAFVGLMVPHACRLLVGADHRRLLPVSALFGAVLLVVVDLVCRTALDGQELPVGVVTSLIGAPALLYLLDRRLGRNA from the coding sequence GTGCGGGCCGGGGTCCTCGCCGTCGTGCTGGGTGCGGTGCTGCTCGCCGCACTCACGTTCTCGGTGGCGTGGGGATCGACGGACGTGCCGCCGCGGGAGGTGTGGTCGGTGGTGCTGCGGCGGCTGTCCGGCGACGCGCCCCGGCCCGGCACGTCCGATCTGATCGTGTGGCAGCTGCGGCTGCCCCGCGCCCTGCTCGCCGCGGTGGTCGGCGCGGGGCTCGGCCTGGTGGGCACGGCGGTGCAGGCGCTCGTACGCAACCCGCTGGCCGATCCGTATCTGCTCGGGATCTCCTCGGGGGCCTCGCTCGGCGCGGTGGGCGCGCTGGTGCTGGGGCTGGGCACGGGCGGTGTGCTGGGGCTCGGCACCTCGGGCGCCGCCTTCGCCGGGGCGCTCGCCACCTTCGCGCTGGTGTGGCTGATCGCCCGGCGCGGGGGCGCGTTCTCGCCGCTGCGGCTGGTGCTGGCGGGGGTGGGCATCGGGCAGTTCCTGACCGGGTTCACCAGCTACCTGGTGCTGCGGGCCGGGGACGAGCAGCAGACGCAGGGCGTGCTGTTCTGGCTGATGGGCAGTCTCGGCGGGGCGAGCTGGGAGACGCTGGCGGTGCCCGCGTCGGCGGTGCCGGCGGCGCTGCTGCTGCTGCTGGCGCGGGCCCGGCCGCTCAACACGATGATGATGGGCGACGAGACGGCGGCGGGGCTCGGGGTGAACCCGGCGCGGCTGCGGCGCGAGCTGTTCGTCGTGACCAGTCTGCTGACCGGGCTGCTCGTCGCCGTGTCGGGCGCCATCGCCTTCGTCGGGCTGATGGTGCCGCACGCGTGCCGGCTGCTGGTCGGCGCGGACCACCGGCGGCTGCTGCCCGTGTCGGCGCTGTTCGGTGCGGTGCTGCTGGTCGTCGTGGACCTGGTGTGCCGTACGGCGCTGGACGGGCAGGAGCTGCCGGTGGGCGTCGTGACCTCGCTGATCGGCGCGCCCGCGCTGCTGTACCTGCTCGACCGGCGGCTCGGGAGGAACGCGTGA
- a CDS encoding ABC transporter ATP-binding protein, translating to MNIAVEELSVAYAGRAVVSGVHLIAADGEIAGLVGPNGSGKSSVLRTVYRHLRPAAGRVLVDGRDVWDLTPVQAARRIAALPQERTSDFELTVGDIVMMGRTPYKGPFAGEDATDRAVVAAALERVGMAQARGRPFSALSGGERQRVLLARALAQDPEVLVLDEPTNHLDVLHQVELLALLREQRRTTLVSLHDLNAAASVCDRLHVLHRGRVVASGTPREVLTPQLLGEVFGVRAAVLDHPLTGDPLIAFDHRAPAPAGAPLATGVTP from the coding sequence GTGAACATCGCCGTCGAGGAACTGAGCGTCGCCTACGCGGGCCGGGCCGTCGTGTCGGGTGTCCATCTGATCGCGGCCGATGGGGAGATCGCGGGGCTCGTCGGGCCGAACGGCAGCGGCAAGTCCAGTGTGCTGCGGACCGTGTACCGGCATCTGCGGCCGGCGGCCGGGCGGGTGCTGGTGGACGGGCGGGACGTGTGGGACCTGACGCCCGTGCAGGCGGCGCGGCGGATCGCGGCGCTGCCGCAGGAGCGGACCAGCGACTTCGAGCTGACGGTCGGTGACATCGTGATGATGGGCCGCACCCCGTACAAGGGGCCGTTCGCCGGGGAGGACGCCACCGACCGGGCCGTGGTGGCGGCGGCGCTGGAGCGGGTCGGGATGGCTCAGGCGCGCGGCCGGCCGTTCTCGGCGCTGTCGGGCGGCGAGCGGCAGCGGGTGCTGCTGGCGCGGGCCCTGGCGCAGGACCCCGAGGTGCTGGTGCTGGACGAGCCGACCAACCACCTGGACGTCCTGCACCAGGTCGAGCTGCTGGCGCTGCTGCGGGAGCAGCGGCGGACCACGCTGGTGTCGCTGCACGACCTGAACGCGGCGGCGTCGGTGTGCGACCGGCTGCACGTGCTGCACCGGGGGCGGGTGGTGGCGTCGGGGACGCCGCGCGAGGTGCTGACGCCGCAGCTGCTGGGCGAGGTGTTCGGGGTGCGGGCGGCGGTGCTGGACCACCCGTTGACGGGCGATCCGCTGATCGCTTTCGATCACCGCGCGCCCGCCCCGGCGGGTGCCCCGCTGGCGACGGGGGTGACCCCGTGA
- a CDS encoding helix-turn-helix domain-containing protein: protein MTLGELYDELTHSLASARPSRGVVERVRERGAPGIPLNGRALEVRDRIRGVLAGWAAVVREGRGVRAPTRDAAALLVFLGRHAGWLAGHEAADDLVAETDELVTAAWGVLSGRTDRRMVVGPCVRPGCRGTLVAHLGSGTGPSAPRAPGAPAPGTGRAAITCTVERGHTWSPELWHTLHATPPRTGRAPAGGTSAAGGTSATGGTSGGRTPAARTPAVRASAGLTAQDIATGWRIAAGTVYWLANTHHWRRRKNGRQVYYDRDDVLATMRARAAAAGA, encoded by the coding sequence GTGACCCTCGGAGAGCTGTACGACGAACTCACCCACTCCCTGGCCTCCGCCCGGCCCTCACGGGGAGTGGTCGAGCGCGTCAGGGAGCGCGGCGCCCCCGGCATCCCCCTCAACGGCCGCGCCCTGGAGGTCAGGGACCGCATCCGCGGAGTGCTCGCCGGATGGGCCGCCGTGGTCCGCGAGGGCCGCGGCGTGCGGGCCCCCACCCGCGACGCGGCCGCCCTCCTCGTCTTCCTCGGCCGCCACGCCGGCTGGCTGGCCGGGCACGAGGCGGCGGATGACCTGGTGGCCGAGACCGACGAACTGGTCACCGCCGCCTGGGGCGTGCTGTCCGGCCGCACCGACCGCCGCATGGTGGTCGGCCCGTGCGTGCGCCCCGGCTGCCGGGGCACGCTCGTCGCCCACCTCGGCAGCGGAACCGGTCCGTCCGCCCCGCGGGCGCCCGGCGCTCCCGCGCCCGGCACCGGCCGTGCGGCGATCACCTGCACCGTCGAGCGGGGGCACACCTGGTCGCCGGAGCTGTGGCACACGCTGCACGCCACGCCGCCGCGCACCGGCCGCGCCCCCGCCGGGGGCACCTCCGCCGCCGGAGGCACCTCCGCCACCGGGGGCACGTCCGGCGGCCGTACCCCTGCCGCCCGCACCCCCGCCGTACGGGCGTCGGCCGGGCTCACCGCCCAGGACATCGCCACCGGCTGGCGCATCGCCGCCGGCACGGTCTACTGGCTGGCCAACACCCACCACTGGCGCCGCCGGAAGAACGGCCGCCAGGTGTACTACGACCGGGACGACGTCCTCGCCACCATGCGCGCCCGCGCGGCGGCGGCCGGCGCCTGA
- a CDS encoding HAD-IA family hydrolase encodes MDTVLFDLDGTLVDTLDDIVRTVNSALRGLGLPALTRAEVRDRVGEGGTALVDASVAKSGRAVGPAVVARAQEAYLAGYAASPADESRPYPGAVALLERLRAAGVRTALCTNKAGGVTGELLKALGLDGRFDAVVAGDGPAGRKPSPEPLHHALRLAGGTAGLMVGDSRHDLAAARAAGMPAAWVSFGYGRPAPAQAPDLEVDRLDALESAAHTARIQFHAVR; translated from the coding sequence GTGGACACAGTCCTTTTCGATCTCGACGGAACCCTGGTCGACACACTGGACGACATCGTCCGCACGGTGAACTCGGCCCTGCGCGGCCTCGGGCTGCCGGCCCTCACCCGCGCGGAGGTCAGGGACCGGGTGGGCGAGGGCGGCACGGCACTGGTCGACGCGTCCGTCGCCAAGTCCGGGCGCGCCGTCGGTCCCGCCGTCGTGGCCCGCGCCCAGGAGGCGTACCTGGCCGGGTACGCCGCCTCGCCGGCCGACGAGTCCCGGCCGTATCCGGGCGCCGTGGCGCTGCTGGAGCGGCTGCGCGCGGCGGGCGTCCGTACCGCCCTGTGCACCAACAAGGCGGGCGGGGTCACCGGTGAGCTGCTCAAGGCGCTCGGCCTGGACGGCCGGTTCGACGCGGTCGTCGCGGGCGACGGGCCCGCCGGCCGCAAGCCGTCGCCCGAACCGCTGCACCACGCGCTGAGACTGGCCGGCGGCACGGCCGGGCTCATGGTGGGCGACAGCCGCCACGACCTCGCCGCGGCGCGCGCCGCGGGCATGCCCGCGGCCTGGGTGAGTTTCGGCTACGGCCGGCCCGCGCCCGCCCAGGCGCCGGATCTGGAGGTGGACCGCCTCGACGCGCTGGAGTCCGCCGCGCACACCGCACGCATCCAGTTCCACGCGGTCCGATGA